In a single window of the Drosophila subpulchrella strain 33 F10 #4 breed RU33 chromosome X, RU_Dsub_v1.1 Primary Assembly, whole genome shotgun sequence genome:
- the LOC119556679 gene encoding homeotic protein female sterile isoform X4, which yields MPVVKQRKMSRFKMSAGAQLQMAPQTTSALSHHHPNQQQQLQPPQQPQQPQPPPPQQQQQHFANHHSAQQQTQQQQEQQNPQQQQQAQQQILPQQHLQHLHKHPHQLQLHQQQQQLHQQQQQHFHQQQQQSLQGLHQGSSNPDSNMSTGSSHSEKDVNDMLSGGGATPGAAAAAAAAIQQQQQQHPAFAPALGMQQPPPPPPQHSNNGGEMSYLTAGTTATASVTAVGKPRTPAERKRKRKMPHTSADEAGSGGGSGGAGATVVNNSSLKGKSLAFRDMPKVNMSLNLGDRLGGSAGSGGGAGGAGSGGSGAGSGSGSGGGKSARLMLPVSDNKKINDYFNKQQTGVGVGVPGGAGGNTAGLRGSHTGGGSKSPSSAQQQQQQQQQTAQQQQASGVATGGGAGGAAGNQVQVQTSSAYALYPPASPQTQTPQQQQQQQPPGADFHYVNSSKAQQQQQQQRQQQQTSNQMVPPHVVVGLGGHPLSLASIQQQQTPLSQQQQQQQQQQQQQQQLGPPTTSTASVVPTHPHQLGSLGVVGMVGVGVGVGVGVNVGVGPPLPPPPPMAMPAAIITYSKATQTEVSLHELQEREAEHESGKVKLDEMTRLSDEQKCQIVGNQKTIDQHKSHIAKCIDVVKKLLKEKSSIEKKEARQKCMQNRLRLGQFVTQRVGATFQENWTDGYAFQELSRRQEEITAEREEIDRQKKQLMKKRPAESGRKRNNNSNQNNQQQQQQQQHQQQQQQNSNSNDSSQLTGGVVTGPGSDRLGGTAGGVSVDSGLGGNNAGAIGGGAVGGGVGGGGVGSGGVGGVGGGGGGRGLSRSNSTQANQAQLLHNGGGGSGGNVGNSGGVGDRLSDRGGGGGLGGNDSGSCSDSGTFLKPDPVSGAYTAQEYYEYDEILKLRQNALKKEDADLQLEMEKLERERNLHIRELKRILNEDQSRFNNHPVLNDRYLLLMLLGKGGFSEVHKAFDLKEQRYVACKVHQLNKDWKEDKKANYIKHALREYNIHKALDHPRVVKLYDVFEIDANSFCTVLEYCDGHDLDFYLKQHKTIPEREARSIIMQVVSALKYLNEIKPPVIHYDLKPGNILLTEGNVCGEIKITDFGLSKVMDDENYNPDHGMDLTSQGAGTYWYLPPECFVVGKNPPKISSKVDVWSVGVIFYQCLYGKKPFGHNQSQATILEENTILKATEVQFSNKPTVSNEAKSFIRGCLAYRKEDRMDVFALARHEYIQPPIPKHGRGSLNQQQQAQQQQQQQQQQQQQQSSTSQANSTGQTSFSAHMFGNMNQSSSS from the exons ATGTCCGCCGGCGCTCAGTTGCAGATGGCCCCGCAAACCACTTCGGCCCTAAGTCACCACCATCCcaatcagcagcagcagttgcaACCGCCGCAGCAGCCCCAGCAACCACAGCCCCCGCCcccgcaacagcagcagcagcacttCGCCAACCATCACAGCGCCCAGCAACAgacgcagcagcaacaggagCAACAGAatccccagcagcagcagcaggcgcaACAGCAGATACTCCCGCAGCAACATCTGCAGCACCTGCACAAGCATCCGCATCAGCTGCAActgcatcagcagcagcagcaactccaccagcagcagcagcaacacttccaccagcagcagcaacaatcgCTGCAGGGGCTGCATCAGGGCAGCAGCAATCCGGATTCGAATATGAGCACTGGCTCCTCGCACAGCGAGAAGGATGTCAACGATATGCTGAGTGGCGGTGGAGCAACGCCaggagctgcagcagcagcggcagcagccatccaacagcaacagcagcaacatcccGCCTTTGCGCCCGCCCTGGGAATGCAAcagccaccgccgccgccgccacaGCACTCCAATAATGGGGGCGAGATGTCTTACTTGACGGCGGGAACGACCGCGACGGCATCGGTGACGGCGGTGGGCAAACCCCGGACGCCAGCGGAGCGGAAACGGAAGCGAAAAATGCCGCACACCAGTGCGGATGAGGCGGGGAGTGGCGGTGGTTCCGGCGGAGCAGGAGCAACCGTGGTCAACAACAGCAGCCTGAAGGGCAAATCCTTAGCCTTTCGTGATATGCCCAAGGTGAACATGAGCCTGAATCTTGGCGATCGTCTAGGAGGATCAGCCGGCAGTGGCGGCGGAGCCGGTGGCGCCGGCAGCGGAGGAAGTGGTGCCGGTTCTGGTTCCGGAAGTGGCGGTGGTAAGAGTGCCCGCCTCATGTTGCCCGTCAGCGACAACAAGAAGATCAACGACTATTTCAATAAGCAGCAGACGGGTGTGGGCGTTGGTGTGCCAGGCGGTGCGGGAGGCAACACCGCCGGTCTCCGAGGATCGCATACGGGTGGCGGTAGCAAGTCACCCTCATccgcccagcagcagcaacagcaacagcagcagacggcccagcagcagcaggcgaGCGGTGTTGCGACGGGCGGAGGTGCCGGAGGAGCCGCTGGCAACCAGGTGCAAGTGCAGACGAGCAGCGCCTACGCTTTGTATCCACCAGCTAGTCCCCAAACACAGACgccgcagcaacagcagcagcagcagccgccggGAGCCGATTTCCACTATGTCAACTCCAGCAAggcgcaacagcagcagcagcagcagcgccaACAGCAACAGACTTCCAATCAAATGGTTCCTCCACACGTGGTCGTCGGCCTGGGCGGTCATCCCCTGAGCCTTGCGTCcatccagcagcagcagacgcCCCTgtcccagcagcaacagcagcagcaacaacagcagcagcaacagcagcaattgGGACCACCAACAACATCGACGGCCTCTGTAGTGCCCACGCATCCGCATCAACTCGGCTCCCTAGGAGTCGTTGGCATGGTCGGTGTGGGCGTTGGCGTGGGCGTTGGTGTAAATGTGGGCGTGGGACCGCCACTGCCACCGCCACCGCCGATGGCAATGCCGGCGGCCATTATAACATACAGTAAGGCTACCCAAACGGAGGTCTCTCTGCACGAGCTGCAGGAACGCGAGGCGGAACACGAGTCGGGCAAGGTGAAGCTGGACGAGATGACGCGGCTGTCTGATGAGCAAAAGTGCCAGATTGTTGGCAACCAGAAGACGATCGATCAGCACAAGTCGCACATTGCCAAGTGCATTGATGTGGTCAAGAAGCTGCTGAAGGAGAAGAGCAGCATCGAGAAGAAGGAGGCGCGACAAAAGTGCATGCAAAATCGCCTGAGACTCGGGCAGTTTGTCACCCAGCGAGTGGGCGCCACATTCCAG GAGAACTGGACGGACGGCTATGCGTTCCAGGAGCTGAGCCGGCGACAGGAGGAGATAACCGCCGAGCGCGAAGAGATTGACCGGCAGAAGAAGCAGCTGATGAAGAAGCGTCCGGCGGAGTCCGGACGCAAgcgcaacaacaacagcaaccagaacaaccagcagcagcaacagcagcagcaacaccaacagcagcagcagcagaattCCAACTCGAACGATTCCTCGCAGCTGACGGGCGGCGTTGTCACCGGACCGGGAAGCGATCGCCTTGGCGGTACAGCCGGTGGCGTTAGCGTCGACAGCGGACTGGGTGGCAATAATGCGGGTGCCATCGGTGGCGGTGCTGTTGGTGGTGGCGTCGGAGGCGGCGGCGTTGGCAGCGGCGGCGTTGGCGGTGTcggaggcggcggcggtggaCGTGGTCTATCGCGCAGCAACTCGACGCAAGCCAATCAGGCTCAATTGCTGCACAATGGCGGCGGCGGATCGGGTGGCAATGTTGGCAACTCGGGCGGCGTTGGCGATCGACTGTCGGATCGAGGAGGAGGCGGCGGCCTTGGTGGCAACGACAGCGGTAGCTGCTCGGACTCGGGCACGTTCCTCAAGCCAGATCCCGTTTCGGGGGCATATACTGCGCAGGAGTACTACGAGTACGATGAGATACTCAAGCTGCGCCAGAATGCCCTCAAGAAGGAGGACGCCGACCTGCAGTTGGAGATGGAGAAGCTGGAGCGGGAGCGCAATCTGCACATCCGAGAGCTCAAGCGGATACTCAACGAGGATCAG TCCCGCTTCAACAACCATCCCGTGCTGAACGATCGCTATCttctgctgatgctgctgggCAAGGGCGGCTTCTCAGAGGTACACAAGGCCTTCGACCTCAAGGAGCAACGCTATGTCGCATGTAAGGTGCACCAATTAAACAAGGATTGGAAGGAGGATAAGAAAGCTAATTATATCAA ACACGCTTTGCGGGAATACAACATACACAAGGCGTTGGATCATCCGCGGGTCGTCAAGCTCTACGACGTCTTCGAGATCGATGCGAATTCCTTTTGCACAGTGCTCGAATACTGTGATGGCCACGATCTGGACTTCTATTTGAAGCAACATAAGACTATACCCGAGCGTGAAGCGCGCTCGATAATAATGCAG GTTGTATCTGCACTCAAGTATCTAAATGAGATTAAGCCTCCAGTTATCCACTACGATCTGAAGCCGGGCAACATTCTGCTCACCGAGGGCAATGTCTGCGGCGAGATCAAGATCACCGACTTTGGTCTGTCGAAGGTGATGGACGACGAGAACTACAATCCCGATCACGGCATGGATCTGACCTCCCAGGGAGCCGGCACCTATTG GTATCTGCCACCCGAGTGCTTTGTGGTTGGCAAGAATCCGCCGAAGATATCCTCCAAAGTGGACGTGTGGAGTGTGGGCGTGATATTCTACCAGTGTCTGTATGGCAAGAAGCCCTTCGGTCACAATCAGTCGCAGGCCACGATCCTCGAGGAGAACACAATCCTGAAGGCCACCGAAGTGCAGTTCTCCAACAAGCCAACCGTTTCCAATGAGGCCAAG AGTTTCATTCGGGGCTGTTTGGCATATCGCAAGGAGGATCGCATGGATGTGTTCGCGCTGGCCAGGCACGAGTACATTCAGCCGCCGATACCGAAGCACGGTCGAGGCTCGCtcaaccagcagcagcaggcgcaacagcagcagcagcagcaacagcaacagcagcagcaacaatcgTCGACGTCGCAGGCCAATTCCACCGGCCAGACTTCGTTCTCTGCCCACATGTTTGGCAATATGAATCAGTCGAGTTCGTCCTAG
- the LOC119556679 gene encoding putative uncharacterized protein DDB_G0271606 isoform X3, producing MRSKRNTSDLGLLQRTCIVGGKSMSAGAQLQMAPQTTSALSHHHPNQQQQLQPPQQPQQPQPPPPQQQQQHFANHHSAQQQTQQQQEQQNPQQQQQAQQQILPQQHLQHLHKHPHQLQLHQQQQQLHQQQQQHFHQQQQQSLQGLHQGSSNPDSNMSTGSSHSEKDVNDMLSGGGATPGAAAAAAAAIQQQQQQHPAFAPALGMQQPPPPPPQHSNNGGEMSYLTAGTTATASVTAVGKPRTPAERKRKRKMPHTSADEAGSGGGSGGAGATVVNNSSLKGKSLAFRDMPKVNMSLNLGDRLGGSAGSGGGAGGAGSGGSGAGSGSGSGGGKSARLMLPVSDNKKINDYFNKQQTGVGVGVPGGAGGNTAGLRGSHTGGGSKSPSSAQQQQQQQQQTAQQQQASGVATGGGAGGAAGNQVQVQTSSAYALYPPASPQTQTPQQQQQQQPPGADFHYVNSSKAQQQQQQQRQQQQTSNQMVPPHVVVGLGGHPLSLASIQQQQTPLSQQQQQQQQQQQQQQQLGPPTTSTASVVPTHPHQLGSLGVVGMVGVGVGVGVGVNVGVGPPLPPPPPMAMPAAIITYSKATQTEVSLHELQEREAEHESGKVKLDEMTRLSDEQKCQIVGNQKTIDQHKSHIAKCIDVVKKLLKEKSSIEKKEARQKCMQNRLRLGQFVTQRVGATFQENWTDGYAFQELSRRQEEITAEREEIDRQKKQLMKKRPAESGRKRNNNSNQNNQQQQQQQQHQQQQQQNSNSNDSSQLTGGVVTGPGSDRLGGTAGGVSVDSGLGGNNAGAIGGGAVGGGVGGGGVGSGGVGGVGGGGGGRGLSRSNSTQANQAQLLHNGGGGSGGNVGNSGGVGDRLSDRGGGGGLGGNDSGSCSDSGTFLKPDPVSGAYTAQEYYEYDEILKLRQNALKKEDADLQLEMEKLERERNLHIRELKRILNEDQSRFNNHPVLNDRYLLLMLLGKGGFSEVHKAFDLKEQRYVACKVHQLNKDWKEDKKANYIKHALREYNIHKALDHPRVVKLYDVFEIDANSFCTVLEYCDGHDLDFYLKQHKTIPEREARSIIMQVVSALKYLNEIKPPVIHYDLKPGNILLTEGNVCGEIKITDFGLSKVMDDENYNPDHGMDLTSQGAGTYWYLPPECFVVGKNPPKISSKVDVWSVGVIFYQCLYGKKPFGHNQSQATILEENTILKATEVQFSNKPTVSNEAKSFIRGCLAYRKEDRMDVFALARHEYIQPPIPKHGRGSLNQQQQAQQQQQQQQQQQQQQSSTSQANSTGQTSFSAHMFGNMNQSSSS from the exons ATGTCCGCCGGCGCTCAGTTGCAGATGGCCCCGCAAACCACTTCGGCCCTAAGTCACCACCATCCcaatcagcagcagcagttgcaACCGCCGCAGCAGCCCCAGCAACCACAGCCCCCGCCcccgcaacagcagcagcagcacttCGCCAACCATCACAGCGCCCAGCAACAgacgcagcagcaacaggagCAACAGAatccccagcagcagcagcaggcgcaACAGCAGATACTCCCGCAGCAACATCTGCAGCACCTGCACAAGCATCCGCATCAGCTGCAActgcatcagcagcagcagcaactccaccagcagcagcagcaacacttccaccagcagcagcaacaatcgCTGCAGGGGCTGCATCAGGGCAGCAGCAATCCGGATTCGAATATGAGCACTGGCTCCTCGCACAGCGAGAAGGATGTCAACGATATGCTGAGTGGCGGTGGAGCAACGCCaggagctgcagcagcagcggcagcagccatccaacagcaacagcagcaacatcccGCCTTTGCGCCCGCCCTGGGAATGCAAcagccaccgccgccgccgccacaGCACTCCAATAATGGGGGCGAGATGTCTTACTTGACGGCGGGAACGACCGCGACGGCATCGGTGACGGCGGTGGGCAAACCCCGGACGCCAGCGGAGCGGAAACGGAAGCGAAAAATGCCGCACACCAGTGCGGATGAGGCGGGGAGTGGCGGTGGTTCCGGCGGAGCAGGAGCAACCGTGGTCAACAACAGCAGCCTGAAGGGCAAATCCTTAGCCTTTCGTGATATGCCCAAGGTGAACATGAGCCTGAATCTTGGCGATCGTCTAGGAGGATCAGCCGGCAGTGGCGGCGGAGCCGGTGGCGCCGGCAGCGGAGGAAGTGGTGCCGGTTCTGGTTCCGGAAGTGGCGGTGGTAAGAGTGCCCGCCTCATGTTGCCCGTCAGCGACAACAAGAAGATCAACGACTATTTCAATAAGCAGCAGACGGGTGTGGGCGTTGGTGTGCCAGGCGGTGCGGGAGGCAACACCGCCGGTCTCCGAGGATCGCATACGGGTGGCGGTAGCAAGTCACCCTCATccgcccagcagcagcaacagcaacagcagcagacggcccagcagcagcaggcgaGCGGTGTTGCGACGGGCGGAGGTGCCGGAGGAGCCGCTGGCAACCAGGTGCAAGTGCAGACGAGCAGCGCCTACGCTTTGTATCCACCAGCTAGTCCCCAAACACAGACgccgcagcaacagcagcagcagcagccgccggGAGCCGATTTCCACTATGTCAACTCCAGCAAggcgcaacagcagcagcagcagcagcgccaACAGCAACAGACTTCCAATCAAATGGTTCCTCCACACGTGGTCGTCGGCCTGGGCGGTCATCCCCTGAGCCTTGCGTCcatccagcagcagcagacgcCCCTgtcccagcagcaacagcagcagcaacaacagcagcagcaacagcagcaattgGGACCACCAACAACATCGACGGCCTCTGTAGTGCCCACGCATCCGCATCAACTCGGCTCCCTAGGAGTCGTTGGCATGGTCGGTGTGGGCGTTGGCGTGGGCGTTGGTGTAAATGTGGGCGTGGGACCGCCACTGCCACCGCCACCGCCGATGGCAATGCCGGCGGCCATTATAACATACAGTAAGGCTACCCAAACGGAGGTCTCTCTGCACGAGCTGCAGGAACGCGAGGCGGAACACGAGTCGGGCAAGGTGAAGCTGGACGAGATGACGCGGCTGTCTGATGAGCAAAAGTGCCAGATTGTTGGCAACCAGAAGACGATCGATCAGCACAAGTCGCACATTGCCAAGTGCATTGATGTGGTCAAGAAGCTGCTGAAGGAGAAGAGCAGCATCGAGAAGAAGGAGGCGCGACAAAAGTGCATGCAAAATCGCCTGAGACTCGGGCAGTTTGTCACCCAGCGAGTGGGCGCCACATTCCAG GAGAACTGGACGGACGGCTATGCGTTCCAGGAGCTGAGCCGGCGACAGGAGGAGATAACCGCCGAGCGCGAAGAGATTGACCGGCAGAAGAAGCAGCTGATGAAGAAGCGTCCGGCGGAGTCCGGACGCAAgcgcaacaacaacagcaaccagaacaaccagcagcagcaacagcagcagcaacaccaacagcagcagcagcagaattCCAACTCGAACGATTCCTCGCAGCTGACGGGCGGCGTTGTCACCGGACCGGGAAGCGATCGCCTTGGCGGTACAGCCGGTGGCGTTAGCGTCGACAGCGGACTGGGTGGCAATAATGCGGGTGCCATCGGTGGCGGTGCTGTTGGTGGTGGCGTCGGAGGCGGCGGCGTTGGCAGCGGCGGCGTTGGCGGTGTcggaggcggcggcggtggaCGTGGTCTATCGCGCAGCAACTCGACGCAAGCCAATCAGGCTCAATTGCTGCACAATGGCGGCGGCGGATCGGGTGGCAATGTTGGCAACTCGGGCGGCGTTGGCGATCGACTGTCGGATCGAGGAGGAGGCGGCGGCCTTGGTGGCAACGACAGCGGTAGCTGCTCGGACTCGGGCACGTTCCTCAAGCCAGATCCCGTTTCGGGGGCATATACTGCGCAGGAGTACTACGAGTACGATGAGATACTCAAGCTGCGCCAGAATGCCCTCAAGAAGGAGGACGCCGACCTGCAGTTGGAGATGGAGAAGCTGGAGCGGGAGCGCAATCTGCACATCCGAGAGCTCAAGCGGATACTCAACGAGGATCAG TCCCGCTTCAACAACCATCCCGTGCTGAACGATCGCTATCttctgctgatgctgctgggCAAGGGCGGCTTCTCAGAGGTACACAAGGCCTTCGACCTCAAGGAGCAACGCTATGTCGCATGTAAGGTGCACCAATTAAACAAGGATTGGAAGGAGGATAAGAAAGCTAATTATATCAA ACACGCTTTGCGGGAATACAACATACACAAGGCGTTGGATCATCCGCGGGTCGTCAAGCTCTACGACGTCTTCGAGATCGATGCGAATTCCTTTTGCACAGTGCTCGAATACTGTGATGGCCACGATCTGGACTTCTATTTGAAGCAACATAAGACTATACCCGAGCGTGAAGCGCGCTCGATAATAATGCAG GTTGTATCTGCACTCAAGTATCTAAATGAGATTAAGCCTCCAGTTATCCACTACGATCTGAAGCCGGGCAACATTCTGCTCACCGAGGGCAATGTCTGCGGCGAGATCAAGATCACCGACTTTGGTCTGTCGAAGGTGATGGACGACGAGAACTACAATCCCGATCACGGCATGGATCTGACCTCCCAGGGAGCCGGCACCTATTG GTATCTGCCACCCGAGTGCTTTGTGGTTGGCAAGAATCCGCCGAAGATATCCTCCAAAGTGGACGTGTGGAGTGTGGGCGTGATATTCTACCAGTGTCTGTATGGCAAGAAGCCCTTCGGTCACAATCAGTCGCAGGCCACGATCCTCGAGGAGAACACAATCCTGAAGGCCACCGAAGTGCAGTTCTCCAACAAGCCAACCGTTTCCAATGAGGCCAAG AGTTTCATTCGGGGCTGTTTGGCATATCGCAAGGAGGATCGCATGGATGTGTTCGCGCTGGCCAGGCACGAGTACATTCAGCCGCCGATACCGAAGCACGGTCGAGGCTCGCtcaaccagcagcagcaggcgcaacagcagcagcagcagcaacagcaacagcagcagcaacaatcgTCGACGTCGCAGGCCAATTCCACCGGCCAGACTTCGTTCTCTGCCCACATGTTTGGCAATATGAATCAGTCGAGTTCGTCCTAG